A region from the Cottoperca gobio unplaced genomic scaffold, fCotGob3.1 fCotGob3_192arrow_ctg1, whole genome shotgun sequence genome encodes:
- the LOC115004819 gene encoding protein NDRG3-like isoform X1, with the protein MMEELHDVQLTEIKPLLTGQNGRNLQDFDCQEHDVETAHGVLHVTMRGVAKGSRPTILTYHDIGLNHKSCFNSLFNYEDMQEVTQHFSVLHVDAPGQQENAPVFPTGYQYPTMDELAEMLPSVLTQLQVKSVIGIGVGAGAYILTKLALNEPSLVEGLVLINVDPCAKGWMDWAASKLSGWTSNLVDNIMEHHFSADELTDNMEITQTYRLHISQDIPLDNLAMFYNSYDGRTELQMERPLLGLNEDTVTTLRCTSLLVVGDTSPAVDVVVECNSRLNPTKTTLLKMADCGGLPQVMQPGKLAEAFKYFVQGMGYIPHVVLNRLSSQSVPTAGMTRLVRSRTHSASSVGSTEGVRSRSTTNTLPEGANSTIPGHMAEQTIEMTA; encoded by the exons ATGATGGAGGAGCTTCACGACGTCCAGCTGACTGAGATCAAACCTCTCCTGACAGGACAG AATGGGAGAAATCTCCAGGACTTTGACTGTCAG GAGCACGATGTGGAGACGGCCCACGGTGTGCTGCACGTCACCATGAGGGGAGTTGCTAAGGGCAGCCGTCCCACAATCCTCACCTACCATGACATCGGACTCAATC ataagTCTTGTTTCAACAGCCTGTTCAACTATGAGGACATGCAGGAAGTGACACAGCATTTCTCAGTTTTGCATGTTGATGCTCCAGGACAGCAGGAGAACGCTCCTGTGTTCCCCAccgg gtaccAGTACCCCACCATGGATGAGCTGGCTGAGATGCTGCCTTCTGTCCTGACACAGCTTCA GGTGAAGAGTGTGATTGGTATCGGCGTTGGAGCTGGAGCCTACATCCTTACCAAGCTGGCT CTGAATGAGCCCTCTCTGGTGGAGGGGTTAGTTCTGATCAACGTTGACCCCTGTGCCAAGGGCTGGATGGACTGGGCTGCCTctaag CTGAGCGGCTGGACGAGCAACCTGGTCGACAACATCATGGAACATCACTTCAGCGCC gatgaGTTAACAGACAATATGGAGATCACCCAGACGTACAGACTCCACATCTCTCAGGATATACCGCTGGACAACTTGGCCATGTTCTACAACAGCTATGACGG tCGTACTGAGTTGCAGATGGAGCGGCCGCTTCTTGGTCTGAATGAAGACACAGTCACCACACTGAG gtgtacCTCTCTGCTGGTGGTTGGAGACACGTCGCCTGCTGTTGATGTCGTG gtggaGTGTAACTCCAGACTGAACCCCACCAAGACCACCCTGCTCaag ATGGCAGACTGTGGAGGACTCCCTCAGGTGATGCAG CCTGGGAAACTTGCAGAGGCCTTCAAGTATTTTGTCCAGGGGATGGGCTACA TCCCTCATGTTGTATTAAACCGCCTGAGCAGCCAATCAG tgcCCACAGCTGGTATGACCCGGCTGGTTCGCTCCAGGACTCACTCGGCCTCCAGCGTCGGCTCCACTGAAGGCGTCCGGAGCCGCAGTACCACCAACACACTGCCAGAGGGCGCTAACTCCACCATCCCCGGACACATGGCAGAACAGACCATCGAAATGACCGCGTAG
- the LOC115004819 gene encoding protein NDRG3-like isoform X3, protein MMEELHDVQLTEIKPLLTGQNGRNLQDFDCQEHDVETAHGVLHVTMRGVAKGSRPTILTYHDIGLNHKSCFNSLFNYEDMQEVTQHFSVLHVDAPGQQENAPVFPTGYQYPTMDELAEMLPSVLTQLQVKSVIGIGVGAGAYILTKLALNEPSLVEGLVLINVDPCAKGWMDWAASKLSGWTSNLVDNIMEHHFSADELTDNMEITQTYRLHISQDIPLDNLAMFYNSYDGRTELQMERPLLGLNEDTVTTLRCTSLLVVGDTSPAVDVVVECNSRLNPTKTTLLKMADCGGLPQVMQPGKLAEAFKYFVQGMGYMPTAGMTRLVRSRTHSASSVGSTEGVRSRSTTNTLPEGANSTIPGHMAEQTIEMTA, encoded by the exons ATGATGGAGGAGCTTCACGACGTCCAGCTGACTGAGATCAAACCTCTCCTGACAGGACAG AATGGGAGAAATCTCCAGGACTTTGACTGTCAG GAGCACGATGTGGAGACGGCCCACGGTGTGCTGCACGTCACCATGAGGGGAGTTGCTAAGGGCAGCCGTCCCACAATCCTCACCTACCATGACATCGGACTCAATC ataagTCTTGTTTCAACAGCCTGTTCAACTATGAGGACATGCAGGAAGTGACACAGCATTTCTCAGTTTTGCATGTTGATGCTCCAGGACAGCAGGAGAACGCTCCTGTGTTCCCCAccgg gtaccAGTACCCCACCATGGATGAGCTGGCTGAGATGCTGCCTTCTGTCCTGACACAGCTTCA GGTGAAGAGTGTGATTGGTATCGGCGTTGGAGCTGGAGCCTACATCCTTACCAAGCTGGCT CTGAATGAGCCCTCTCTGGTGGAGGGGTTAGTTCTGATCAACGTTGACCCCTGTGCCAAGGGCTGGATGGACTGGGCTGCCTctaag CTGAGCGGCTGGACGAGCAACCTGGTCGACAACATCATGGAACATCACTTCAGCGCC gatgaGTTAACAGACAATATGGAGATCACCCAGACGTACAGACTCCACATCTCTCAGGATATACCGCTGGACAACTTGGCCATGTTCTACAACAGCTATGACGG tCGTACTGAGTTGCAGATGGAGCGGCCGCTTCTTGGTCTGAATGAAGACACAGTCACCACACTGAG gtgtacCTCTCTGCTGGTGGTTGGAGACACGTCGCCTGCTGTTGATGTCGTG gtggaGTGTAACTCCAGACTGAACCCCACCAAGACCACCCTGCTCaag ATGGCAGACTGTGGAGGACTCCCTCAGGTGATGCAG CCTGGGAAACTTGCAGAGGCCTTCAAGTATTTTGTCCAGGGGATGGGCTACA tgcCCACAGCTGGTATGACCCGGCTGGTTCGCTCCAGGACTCACTCGGCCTCCAGCGTCGGCTCCACTGAAGGCGTCCGGAGCCGCAGTACCACCAACACACTGCCAGAGGGCGCTAACTCCACCATCCCCGGACACATGGCAGAACAGACCATCGAAATGACCGCGTAG
- the LOC115004819 gene encoding protein NDRG3-like isoform X2 — protein MGEISRTLTVRMSDSLDLHQISCSLGVGVEHDVETAHGVLHVTMRGVAKGSRPTILTYHDIGLNHKSCFNSLFNYEDMQEVTQHFSVLHVDAPGQQENAPVFPTGYQYPTMDELAEMLPSVLTQLQVKSVIGIGVGAGAYILTKLALNEPSLVEGLVLINVDPCAKGWMDWAASKLSGWTSNLVDNIMEHHFSADELTDNMEITQTYRLHISQDIPLDNLAMFYNSYDGRTELQMERPLLGLNEDTVTTLRCTSLLVVGDTSPAVDVVVECNSRLNPTKTTLLKMADCGGLPQVMQPGKLAEAFKYFVQGMGYIPHVVLNRLSSQSVPTAGMTRLVRSRTHSASSVGSTEGVRSRSTTNTLPEGANSTIPGHMAEQTIEMTA, from the exons ATGGGAGAAATCTCCAGGACTTTGACTGTCAG GATGTCTGACTCTCTGGATTTGCACCAGATCTCCTGTTCTTTAGGAGTTGGGGTG GAGCACGATGTGGAGACGGCCCACGGTGTGCTGCACGTCACCATGAGGGGAGTTGCTAAGGGCAGCCGTCCCACAATCCTCACCTACCATGACATCGGACTCAATC ataagTCTTGTTTCAACAGCCTGTTCAACTATGAGGACATGCAGGAAGTGACACAGCATTTCTCAGTTTTGCATGTTGATGCTCCAGGACAGCAGGAGAACGCTCCTGTGTTCCCCAccgg gtaccAGTACCCCACCATGGATGAGCTGGCTGAGATGCTGCCTTCTGTCCTGACACAGCTTCA GGTGAAGAGTGTGATTGGTATCGGCGTTGGAGCTGGAGCCTACATCCTTACCAAGCTGGCT CTGAATGAGCCCTCTCTGGTGGAGGGGTTAGTTCTGATCAACGTTGACCCCTGTGCCAAGGGCTGGATGGACTGGGCTGCCTctaag CTGAGCGGCTGGACGAGCAACCTGGTCGACAACATCATGGAACATCACTTCAGCGCC gatgaGTTAACAGACAATATGGAGATCACCCAGACGTACAGACTCCACATCTCTCAGGATATACCGCTGGACAACTTGGCCATGTTCTACAACAGCTATGACGG tCGTACTGAGTTGCAGATGGAGCGGCCGCTTCTTGGTCTGAATGAAGACACAGTCACCACACTGAG gtgtacCTCTCTGCTGGTGGTTGGAGACACGTCGCCTGCTGTTGATGTCGTG gtggaGTGTAACTCCAGACTGAACCCCACCAAGACCACCCTGCTCaag ATGGCAGACTGTGGAGGACTCCCTCAGGTGATGCAG CCTGGGAAACTTGCAGAGGCCTTCAAGTATTTTGTCCAGGGGATGGGCTACA TCCCTCATGTTGTATTAAACCGCCTGAGCAGCCAATCAG tgcCCACAGCTGGTATGACCCGGCTGGTTCGCTCCAGGACTCACTCGGCCTCCAGCGTCGGCTCCACTGAAGGCGTCCGGAGCCGCAGTACCACCAACACACTGCCAGAGGGCGCTAACTCCACCATCCCCGGACACATGGCAGAACAGACCATCGAAATGACCGCGTAG